From a region of the Lentilactobacillus curieae genome:
- a CDS encoding metal ABC transporter permease, with product MITNFISGLQEFHFLQNALITSVVIGIIAGTIGSFIILRGMSLMGDAISHAVLPGVAISFMFGIHPLIGAAIFGIVASFLITLIRQNSVIKSDTAIGITFSTFLALGVILIALVPTTTNLFHILFGNVLAVQDQDMYLTIGVSVVVLILVGLFFKELLLTSFDPTMAKALGMRVNAYHYLLMAMLTLVSVVSMQSVGTILIVSLLVTPAATAYLFCNKLKSMIIVSATLGGVTSVLGLFIGYNLNIAVGSCIVIVGAIIFAISFIFSPKQTLIHRRRLSNETEIDS from the coding sequence ATGATTACTAATTTTATTAGTGGACTTCAAGAGTTTCACTTTTTACAAAACGCTTTGATCACCTCGGTAGTAATCGGAATAATTGCCGGAACTATCGGAAGTTTTATCATTCTAAGGGGAATGTCCTTAATGGGCGATGCAATCTCACATGCGGTGTTACCAGGGGTTGCAATCTCGTTCATGTTTGGAATTCATCCGTTAATTGGAGCTGCAATTTTCGGGATTGTCGCATCGTTTTTAATAACATTAATCAGACAGAATAGTGTCATTAAAAGCGACACGGCCATTGGAATTACCTTTAGTACCTTTTTGGCACTAGGAGTGATTTTGATTGCCCTCGTTCCAACTACTACCAACCTGTTTCATATTTTATTTGGAAATGTGTTGGCAGTTCAAGATCAAGATATGTATTTAACTATTGGAGTATCAGTAGTTGTTTTAATTTTGGTTGGATTATTTTTCAAGGAATTATTATTAACTTCATTTGACCCAACCATGGCCAAAGCACTTGGAATGCGTGTCAACGCATATCATTACCTATTAATGGCAATGCTTACGTTGGTATCAGTCGTTTCAATGCAAAGTGTGGGAACAATCTTAATTGTTTCACTGCTTGTTACGCCAGCGGCAACAGCTTACTTGTTCTGCAATAAATTAAAGTCGATGATTATTGTTTCCGCAACTCTCGGTGGAGTGACCTCAGTACTAGGTTTGTTTATAGGATATAACTTAAATATTGCTGTTGGCTCATGCATTGTAATTGTGGGGGCTATAATTTTTGCAATTAGCTTCATCTTTTCACCAAAACAAACACTAATCCACCGGAGGAGATTATCCAATGAAACTGAAATCGATTCTTAG
- a CDS encoding metal ABC transporter ATP-binding protein: MIGPNGAGKSTLLNSILGVIPHEGGATFDGVSLPQMAKKIGYVQQKSKVDLNFPITVAETIGLGILPRLRLFQRLSKKKYRHEIESVMDRIEMTEFADRQIGQLSGGQLQRVMIGRCIIQQPELILLDEPFAGIDAHSEATIMKILRELKAEGKTILMVHHDLNKVSEYFDNTVIIKKNLIAAGKTDDTFNSKNMSAAYGLPMLEV; encoded by the coding sequence ATCATCGGCCCAAACGGTGCGGGGAAATCCACACTATTGAATTCCATTTTAGGAGTTATCCCCCACGAAGGAGGAGCAACCTTTGATGGTGTGAGCCTTCCCCAAATGGCAAAAAAGATTGGGTACGTACAACAGAAGAGTAAGGTTGATCTGAACTTTCCGATTACAGTTGCAGAAACAATCGGTTTGGGAATCTTGCCAAGGCTAAGGTTGTTTCAACGACTAAGCAAAAAGAAATATCGCCATGAAATCGAAAGTGTCATGGATCGAATTGAGATGACCGAATTCGCTGATCGACAAATTGGCCAACTATCAGGCGGACAACTTCAGCGAGTTATGATTGGCCGTTGTATTATTCAACAACCAGAATTAATTCTGTTAGATGAACCATTTGCTGGAATTGATGCTCATAGTGAAGCAACGATTATGAAAATCTTGCGTGAACTTAAAGCTGAAGGAAAGACGATTTTGATGGTTCATCATGATTTGAATAAGGTTTCAGAGTATTTTGATAATACGGTAATCATTAAGAAGAACTTGATTGCAGCAGGAAAAACGGACGATACATTCAATTCAAAGAATATGAGTGCAGCGTACGGATTGCCAATGCTGGAAGTATAG
- the rpmG gene encoding 50S ribosomal protein L33, with protein MRINIVLRNKETGEEYLTSKNRRNNPDRIKLMKYSPKLHKRVIFEEKKN; from the coding sequence ATGCGCATCAATATCGTATTACGCAATAAAGAAACTGGCGAAGAATACTTAACCAGTAAAAACCGTCGTAATAACCCAGATAGAATCAAATTGATGAAGTATTCACCAAAACTTCACAAACGAGTTATTTTCGAAGAAAAGAAAAACTAA
- a CDS encoding ammonium transporter: MIGHLNDNFVLLCSLVMIPMIFFVPVMYINSYPDSESDNHLTSMITALLCGIACWIIFGNSESFHFGFSSLSLQSGNPDITLLSQMCFYLYSIVMFTGTVLRNASWKFFVGFIPLWTLLVYAPIANLIWSPTGVLYKMGALDFSGGLVVHLTAGLTSLILSVFMRNNRIKLPKDNQLLNYVATLFILTGWLGFNLAPAGVFSNGGSSIIVNTLVAVIGSVIGWTYSSNLGLSSDAGAVYNGIICGLVASTALVAYVSTLSMLIVALVSGIICHYMCELLSASDIFHDPVDSFAINGIGGIVGTLGLILFASPIVNKDGAIGLLAGGFNFTGVELLTLLTTTLITLLGTLISLGIVKAIKELKVRTGKEEAF; this comes from the coding sequence ATGATAGGTCATTTGAATGATAATTTTGTTTTGCTCTGCTCGCTCGTAATGATTCCCATGATTTTCTTTGTCCCGGTAATGTACATAAACAGCTACCCCGATAGCGAATCAGACAATCATCTAACATCAATGATTACCGCATTACTCTGTGGAATTGCTTGTTGGATAATCTTCGGTAACTCTGAATCTTTCCACTTTGGTTTTTCTAGTCTAAGTCTCCAAAGTGGGAATCCAGACATAACATTACTCTCACAAATGTGCTTTTATTTGTATTCAATCGTAATGTTTACCGGAACTGTTCTAAGAAATGCCAGCTGGAAATTCTTTGTCGGCTTTATCCCCCTCTGGACGCTATTGGTCTACGCCCCAATTGCGAACCTAATTTGGTCACCGACCGGAGTTCTCTATAAAATGGGAGCTCTAGACTTTTCCGGCGGGCTAGTTGTCCATTTGACCGCAGGATTGACCAGCCTAATTTTGTCAGTTTTTATGCGAAACAACCGAATTAAATTACCCAAAGATAACCAACTGCTAAATTACGTTGCCACCTTGTTTATCCTAACCGGCTGGCTTGGCTTTAACCTTGCCCCCGCAGGTGTATTCAGCAACGGTGGATCCTCGATCATCGTAAATACCTTAGTTGCAGTTATCGGATCAGTAATTGGCTGGACATACAGCAGTAACCTTGGACTTTCTTCAGATGCAGGTGCCGTGTACAACGGGATTATCTGTGGACTCGTTGCCAGTACAGCTCTCGTAGCCTACGTTTCAACCTTATCAATGCTCATTGTAGCGTTAGTTAGTGGCATTATTTGCCACTACATGTGTGAGCTCCTGTCAGCATCAGACATCTTCCATGATCCAGTCGATTCATTTGCAATAAATGGTATCGGTGGAATTGTTGGAACTCTTGGTTTAATTCTGTTTGCAAGCCCAATTGTCAACAAAGATGGCGCAATTGGATTACTTGCAGGTGGTTTTAACTTTACTGGTGTTGAATTATTAACCCTCCTCACCACAACTCTAATTACGTTACTTGGCACATTGATCAGTTTAGGAATTGTAAAGGCTATAAAGGAGCTTAAAGTCCGAACAGGAAAGGAAGAAGCATTTTGA
- a CDS encoding NAD(P)/FAD-dependent oxidoreductase: MNVNYSVAIIGAGPAGIGLGTALQNYGINNFVILEKDYVGATFDKWNKETHFISPSFTTNGFGAPDLNSITTDTSPAYSINSEHPSGKQYANYLRLVAMMNHLPVIQNTAVKDIIPSGNHYELMLSSSEVIEAQYVFIGIGDYSYPYRPDISGSNYGLHYVDIQDYDDFERKPQTIIGGNEAGIDIAVNLAKRGIPSTIYTDESGLESKSADPSKRLSTYTTSRYLNYANMINIESNKKLVAIKKTTSEYNLTFRDASTAISQTRPIFATGFAVSQSPLISNLFEVSSNRPVLTASDESTIHPNVFLIGPQVTHDDVVLCYIYKYRQRFAPLAEEILARNNLAANPQITQAYKNANMFLDDFDDCDVNCEC, translated from the coding sequence TTGAACGTTAACTACTCAGTCGCAATAATTGGGGCAGGTCCCGCTGGGATTGGCCTTGGAACAGCCTTGCAAAATTACGGAATCAATAACTTCGTAATTCTAGAAAAGGATTATGTGGGTGCTACTTTCGATAAATGGAATAAAGAGACTCACTTCATTTCACCATCCTTTACTACGAATGGTTTTGGTGCACCCGATTTAAATTCCATTACAACAGATACTTCACCAGCATATTCAATCAATTCAGAACATCCCTCTGGAAAGCAATATGCAAATTACCTTCGCTTAGTAGCGATGATGAATCATCTACCCGTCATTCAAAACACAGCGGTTAAAGATATTATCCCTTCTGGAAACCACTATGAATTGATGCTTTCATCATCAGAAGTGATTGAGGCTCAATATGTATTTATTGGAATTGGTGACTATTCATATCCTTATCGCCCTGACATTTCAGGGAGCAACTATGGGCTGCACTACGTGGATATTCAAGATTACGACGATTTTGAACGCAAACCGCAAACCATCATCGGTGGTAATGAAGCTGGCATTGATATCGCTGTCAATCTTGCCAAACGAGGTATCCCGTCAACAATTTATACCGACGAAAGTGGTCTCGAATCAAAATCAGCTGATCCTAGCAAAAGATTATCAACCTACACCACCAGTCGTTATTTGAACTATGCGAATATGATTAATATTGAGTCTAATAAGAAACTCGTGGCTATTAAAAAAACAACCTCTGAATATAACCTCACATTTCGTGATGCCTCAACAGCAATATCACAAACCAGACCAATATTTGCAACCGGGTTTGCGGTTTCGCAAAGCCCATTGATCAGTAATCTCTTCGAAGTTAGTTCAAATCGTCCTGTACTCACAGCCTCCGACGAATCAACAATCCATCCCAATGTCTTTTTGATTGGTCCACAGGTAACACATGACGACGTAGTACTTTGTTACATCTATAAATACCGCCAACGTTTTGCACCGTTGGCAGAAGAAATTCTAGCTCGCAACAATCTGGCAGCTAATCCACAAATCACTCAAGCGTACAAAAACGCAAACATGTTTTTAGATGACTTTGACGATTGTGATGTAAACTGCGAGTGTTGA
- a CDS encoding putative metal homeostasis protein, whose amino-acid sequence MEKQDLASAYRRMKSPNIKTRKRALKIIHEVKRQKKHNALASK is encoded by the coding sequence TTGGAGAAACAAGATCTTGCTTCTGCTTACCGGCGAATGAAGAGTCCTAACATTAAGACTCGTAAGCGTGCCTTGAAAATCATTCACGAAGTTAAGCGACAAAAGAAGCACAATGCATTGGCAAGTAAGTAA
- a CDS encoding matrixin family metalloprotease encodes MTTKLNLRIKLLMISVLSLTLFAFPTSSNVHASSVKPSATMLKKTKTYYRSHAKTIAKKYRITYSLQTALTKNGHAKIYVATKNKTLRSSIKLAVNYWNQKLGKKVITYGTKRSHTLTFSVSKEPITSGVDTGDAWWIPKLKKMQVRDYYYKLSVSGIRNEMLKKSLSQFSAVANRKIVAYANQIGKSDPDYYSKVEHYRQQQIDYVQKQLEEVQSSIDKNGTAYKARKFQYANIITHEFGHVFGLEHSPNKTDVMYWSSQRPEIFDYQKVAKSKNGFNPITQTDLMRTKLALNMKKAGV; translated from the coding sequence ATGACAACCAAGCTTAACTTACGGATAAAACTACTGATGATTTCAGTTTTATCCTTGACACTATTTGCCTTTCCAACAAGCTCTAATGTGCATGCTAGCAGTGTTAAACCGTCTGCGACGATGCTTAAAAAAACGAAAACTTACTATCGAAGTCATGCTAAGACAATTGCCAAGAAGTATCGCATTACTTATAGTTTACAGACTGCCCTGACTAAGAATGGTCACGCCAAAATCTATGTGGCAACTAAAAACAAGACTCTAAGATCTAGTATTAAATTAGCAGTTAACTATTGGAACCAAAAATTAGGTAAGAAGGTAATTACGTATGGGACTAAGCGTAGCCATACTCTGACGTTTTCAGTTTCTAAGGAACCAATTACCTCTGGAGTAGATACAGGCGATGCATGGTGGATTCCAAAACTAAAGAAAATGCAAGTTCGTGATTATTACTATAAATTGTCCGTTAGTGGCATCCGAAATGAAATGTTGAAGAAATCCTTGAGCCAGTTTTCTGCGGTCGCTAATCGCAAGATTGTGGCGTATGCGAACCAGATAGGAAAGTCTGATCCAGATTATTATTCAAAAGTGGAACATTACAGACAACAGCAAATTGACTATGTTCAGAAGCAATTAGAAGAAGTCCAAAGCTCAATTGACAAGAATGGTACGGCTTATAAGGCACGTAAATTCCAATATGCAAATATCATCACCCATGAATTTGGGCATGTGTTTGGACTAGAGCATTCACCAAACAAAACTGACGTAATGTACTGGTCGAGTCAAAGACCTGAGATTTTTGATTATCAGAAGGTTGCTAAGAGTAAAAATGGGTTTAATCCAATTACACAAACGGATTTAATGAGAACTAAACTAGCTTTGAACATGAAAAAAGCTGGAGTATAA
- a CDS encoding metal ABC transporter solute-binding protein, translating into MVKKSRFFVLLAALFSLIFFIAGCSSNGGSNAKSGKINVVTTTDFYGEVAKAVVGDKGKVTSIINNPNVDPHDYTPTTKVGTEVAKANVAVANGVGYDGWMNKLVKNNSDVKYIKVGESLLNKKDGDNPHLWYKPETMPKLANALAARFGKIQPKNKAYFKKNAQKYINSLKPINEKIDSLNAIAKKSDSKLVYVSEPVFDYALEAAGFKVGNKKFEEDTENDVDQAPSTIKNMQEGIKGKKIAFFVFNKQVDSKTVDNMVSLSKKSGVPVLPVTETLPAGKTYKSWMVSQYSQLEKILKNAEK; encoded by the coding sequence TTGGTCAAGAAATCAAGATTTTTTGTTCTACTCGCTGCGTTGTTTTCACTAATTTTCTTTATCGCTGGTTGTTCATCTAATGGGGGATCTAACGCCAAGAGCGGTAAGATTAATGTTGTTACTACCACTGATTTTTATGGTGAAGTTGCCAAGGCTGTTGTTGGGGACAAGGGTAAGGTTACTTCAATTATTAATAATCCTAATGTAGACCCTCATGATTACACACCAACTACTAAAGTCGGTACTGAAGTTGCTAAGGCAAACGTTGCCGTAGCTAATGGTGTGGGCTATGATGGCTGGATGAATAAACTGGTTAAGAACAATTCAGATGTTAAGTACATTAAGGTTGGGGAATCACTATTAAACAAAAAAGATGGTGACAATCCTCACTTGTGGTACAAGCCAGAAACTATGCCCAAACTTGCTAATGCATTAGCAGCTCGTTTTGGTAAAATTCAACCTAAGAACAAGGCATACTTTAAAAAGAATGCTCAAAAGTACATCAATTCATTGAAGCCAATTAATGAAAAGATTGATAGTTTGAATGCAATTGCTAAGAAGTCAGATTCAAAATTAGTTTATGTAAGTGAACCTGTTTTTGATTACGCTCTTGAAGCTGCTGGCTTTAAGGTTGGAAATAAGAAGTTTGAAGAAGACACTGAAAACGATGTTGATCAAGCTCCAAGTACAATTAAGAATATGCAAGAAGGAATCAAAGGAAAGAAGATTGCTTTCTTCGTATTTAACAAGCAAGTTGATTCAAAGACCGTTGATAACATGGTTTCTCTTTCAAAGAAAAGCGGAGTTCCCGTATTACCTGTAACGGAAACCTTACCAGCTGGTAAGACATACAAATCATGGATGGTTAGCCAATACAGCCAACTTGAAAAGATTTTGAAGAACGCTGAAAAATAA